The proteins below are encoded in one region of Bacteroides uniformis:
- the nusA gene encoding transcription termination factor NusA, which yields MAKKVETVSLIDTFSEFKELKNIDRTTMVSVLEESFRSVIAKMFGTDENYDVIVNPDKGDFEIWRNREVVADEDLENPNLQIALSEAQKIDASYEVGEEVTDEVIFANFGRRAILNLRQTLASKILELEKDSIYNKYIDKVGTIINAEVYQIWKKEMLLLDDEGNELLLPKTEQIPSDFYRKGETARAVVARVDNKNNNPKIILSRTSPVFLQRLFEMEVPEINDGLITIKKIARIPGERAKIAVESYDDRIDPVGACVGVKGSRIHGIVRELRNENIDVINYTSNIQLFIQRALSPAKISSIRLNEEERKAEVFLKPEEVSLAIGKGGLNIKLASMLTEYTIDVFRELDEAIEDEDIYLDEFRDEIDGWVIDAIKAIGIDTAKAVLNAPREMLIEKTDLEEETVDEVLRILKQEFEEEEQ from the coding sequence ATGGCCAAAAAAGTAGAAACTGTCAGCTTGATAGATACATTTTCGGAATTTAAGGAACTGAAGAATATCGACAGAACCACGATGGTAAGCGTACTCGAGGAGTCGTTCCGTAGTGTGATTGCGAAAATGTTCGGTACCGATGAGAATTACGACGTAATTGTAAACCCGGACAAGGGTGACTTCGAAATATGGCGTAACCGTGAGGTAGTGGCAGACGAGGATTTGGAAAACCCGAACCTGCAGATTGCATTGTCCGAAGCACAAAAGATTGATGCTTCTTATGAAGTGGGCGAGGAAGTGACGGATGAAGTTATCTTCGCGAACTTCGGTCGCCGTGCCATCTTGAACTTGCGCCAGACACTGGCCTCCAAGATATTGGAACTGGAGAAAGATAGTATTTACAACAAATACATTGATAAAGTGGGTACCATCATCAATGCGGAAGTCTACCAGATTTGGAAGAAAGAGATGCTGCTGCTCGATGATGAAGGCAACGAACTGTTGCTGCCCAAGACCGAACAGATACCGAGTGACTTCTACCGCAAGGGCGAGACCGCCCGCGCCGTAGTGGCACGTGTGGACAACAAGAATAATAATCCGAAGATTATCCTGAGCCGTACGTCGCCCGTCTTCCTGCAACGTCTGTTCGAAATGGAAGTACCCGAAATCAATGACGGACTGATTACCATCAAGAAGATTGCCCGCATCCCCGGCGAGCGTGCCAAGATTGCCGTTGAGAGCTACGATGACCGTATCGATCCGGTAGGTGCTTGCGTGGGTGTGAAGGGTAGCCGTATTCATGGTATTGTCCGCGAGCTTCGCAACGAGAATATCGACGTTATCAACTATACGTCCAATATCCAGTTGTTTATACAGCGTGCCTTGAGCCCTGCCAAGATTTCTTCCATCCGCTTGAACGAGGAAGAACGCAAGGCTGAAGTGTTCTTGAAACCCGAAGAGGTGTCGCTGGCTATCGGTAAAGGCGGTTTGAATATCAAGCTTGCCAGTATGTTGACTGAGTACACCATCGACGTGTTCCGTGAGTTGGATGAGGCCATAGAGGATGAAGACATCTACTTGGACGAATTCCGTGATGAAATAGACGGTTGGGTTATCGATGCCATCAAGGCTATCGGTATCGATACGGCTAAGGCTGTGTTGAACGCTCCCCGTGAGATGTTGATTGAGAAGACGGACCTCGAAGAAGAGACGGTGGACGAGGTATTGCGCATTTTGAAACAGGAGTTTGAAGAGGAGGAGCAGTAA
- the infB gene encoding translation initiation factor IF-2: MTIRLNKVTRDLNVGITTAVEFLQKKGFTVEANPNTKITDEQFELLKKEFSTDKDLKIKSERFSQERQSKDRNKASVSIDGYRETQEKAKPEEIKTVVPEDARPKFKPVGKIDLDKLNRRPAPAQEKEKEAEKAVEEKKVEEPAVVETPKPEPAPAPQPEPQPQPEVQPASESEPQPVSEPQPQPVVKEEPAPVVEAQQESKKEEMIEAPAPVPVAEEAPVEKEGKEEGEEIFKIHQPEFVSKINVIGQIDLAALNQSTRPKKKSKEEKRKEREEKEKIRQDQKKQMKEAIIKEIRRDDSKLKDTAAGDANGKKKRVRINKEKVDINNASNFQRGGNDRGHAGAQQGQGARPQGGNQPGGNNANNNRNRNKDRFKKPVIKQEVSEEDVAKQVKETLARLTSKGKNKGAKYRKEKRDMASSRMQELEDMEMAESKVLKITEFVTANELASMMDVSVTQVIATCMSIGMMVSINQRLDAETINLVAEEFGFKTEYVSAEVAQAIVEEEDDEEDLEPRAPIVTVMGHVDHGKTSLLDYIRKANVIAGEAGGITQHIGAYHVSLDDGRKITFLDTPGHEAFTAMRARGAKATDIAIIIVAADDNVMPQTKEAINHAMAAGVPIVFAINKIDKPTANPDKIKEELAAMNFLVEEWGGKYQSQDISAKKGIGVPELMEKVLLEAEMLELKANPNRRATGSIIESSLDKGRGYVATVLVSNGTLKMGDIVLAGTSYGKVKAMFNERNQRMQEAGPSTPALILGLNGAPAAGDTFHVIETEQEAREIANKREQLQREQGLRTQKMLTLDEVGRRLALGDFHELNVIVKGDVDGSVEALSDSLIKLSTEQVQVNVIHKGVGQISESDVSLAAASDAIIVGFQVRPSGAAAKMAEQEGVDIRKYSVIYDAIEEVKAAMEGMLAPTLKEQITATIEVREVFNITKVGLVAGAMVKTGKVKRSDKARLIRDGIVIFTGAINALKRFKDDVKEVGTNFECGISLTNCNDIKVGDIIESYEEIEVKQTL, encoded by the coding sequence ATGACGATAAGGTTAAACAAAGTAACAAGAGATTTAAATGTAGGGATTACGACGGCTGTCGAGTTCCTGCAAAAGAAGGGATTTACCGTTGAGGCAAATCCGAACACAAAAATTACGGATGAACAGTTCGAACTGCTCAAAAAGGAGTTTAGTACAGATAAGGACCTTAAGATAAAGTCGGAGCGTTTCAGCCAGGAACGTCAGAGCAAGGACCGCAACAAGGCGTCCGTGTCTATTGACGGCTATAGGGAAACGCAGGAGAAAGCGAAGCCCGAGGAGATTAAGACGGTTGTTCCGGAAGACGCACGTCCGAAGTTCAAGCCGGTAGGCAAGATTGATTTGGACAAACTGAACCGTAGACCTGCTCCTGCTCAGGAAAAAGAGAAAGAAGCGGAAAAAGCGGTAGAGGAGAAGAAGGTGGAGGAACCGGCAGTTGTAGAAACGCCGAAACCGGAACCTGCTCCTGCTCCCCAACCGGAACCACAGCCGCAACCGGAGGTACAGCCGGCATCTGAGTCCGAGCCGCAGCCCGTTTCGGAACCGCAGCCACAACCCGTTGTCAAGGAAGAGCCTGCTCCGGTTGTAGAGGCTCAACAAGAATCTAAAAAGGAAGAAATGATAGAAGCGCCTGCTCCCGTACCGGTGGCTGAAGAAGCACCGGTTGAAAAAGAGGGGAAAGAAGAAGGAGAAGAAATCTTCAAGATACATCAGCCTGAGTTTGTTTCGAAGATTAATGTCATCGGACAGATAGACCTGGCGGCTCTGAACCAATCCACACGCCCGAAGAAGAAATCGAAAGAGGAGAAACGCAAGGAGCGTGAAGAGAAGGAAAAGATTCGCCAGGATCAGAAGAAGCAGATGAAGGAAGCTATCATCAAGGAAATCCGCCGTGATGACAGCAAGTTGAAGGATACCGCTGCCGGCGATGCCAACGGCAAGAAGAAACGTGTCCGTATCAATAAGGAGAAAGTGGACATCAACAATGCTTCCAACTTCCAGCGTGGTGGCAACGACCGTGGACACGCTGGTGCCCAGCAAGGTCAGGGTGCCCGCCCGCAAGGTGGAAACCAGCCTGGTGGAAACAATGCCAATAATAACCGCAACCGCAATAAGGACCGCTTCAAGAAGCCGGTCATCAAGCAGGAGGTTAGCGAGGAAGATGTAGCAAAGCAGGTAAAGGAAACTTTGGCACGCCTCACTTCCAAAGGAAAGAACAAAGGTGCCAAGTATCGTAAGGAAAAACGTGACATGGCTTCCAGCCGTATGCAGGAATTGGAAGACATGGAAATGGCAGAAAGCAAGGTACTGAAGATTACGGAATTCGTGACGGCCAACGAGTTGGCAAGCATGATGGATGTTTCTGTTACTCAGGTCATCGCCACTTGTATGAGCATTGGTATGATGGTATCCATCAACCAGCGTCTGGATGCCGAGACCATCAACTTGGTGGCTGAGGAATTCGGCTTCAAGACAGAATATGTAAGCGCAGAAGTGGCGCAGGCCATCGTAGAGGAAGAGGATGATGAGGAAGATTTGGAACCTCGCGCTCCGATTGTAACGGTGATGGGTCACGTAGACCACGGTAAGACTTCATTGCTCGACTATATCCGTAAGGCGAATGTGATTGCCGGTGAAGCGGGTGGTATCACACAGCACATCGGTGCCTACCACGTGTCGCTGGACGACGGACGTAAGATTACATTCCTCGATACTCCGGGCCACGAGGCGTTTACCGCCATGCGTGCCCGTGGTGCCAAAGCTACGGATATTGCCATCATCATTGTGGCTGCTGACGACAACGTGATGCCGCAGACAAAGGAAGCCATCAACCATGCCATGGCTGCGGGTGTTCCTATTGTATTTGCAATCAATAAGATTGATAAACCGACTGCCAACCCCGACAAGATTAAGGAAGAGCTGGCTGCCATGAACTTCTTGGTGGAAGAGTGGGGCGGTAAGTATCAGTCGCAAGATATCTCTGCCAAAAAGGGTATCGGTGTACCCGAGTTGATGGAGAAAGTGCTGCTCGAAGCAGAAATGCTGGAGTTGAAAGCAAACCCGAACCGCCGTGCTACCGGTTCCATTATCGAGTCCTCATTGGATAAGGGTCGTGGCTATGTGGCTACGGTACTCGTTTCCAACGGTACCTTGAAAATGGGCGACATCGTGCTGGCGGGTACCAGCTACGGTAAGGTGAAGGCTATGTTCAATGAGCGTAACCAACGCATGCAGGAGGCTGGTCCTTCTACACCTGCCCTGATATTGGGCTTGAACGGTGCACCTGCTGCTGGCGACACGTTCCACGTAATCGAAACGGAGCAGGAAGCACGCGAGATTGCCAACAAACGCGAACAGTTGCAGCGTGAACAAGGTTTGCGTACGCAGAAGATGCTGACGCTCGACGAAGTGGGCCGCCGTCTGGCGCTGGGTGACTTCCATGAGCTGAACGTGATTGTGAAGGGTGACGTGGACGGTTCTGTGGAAGCGTTGAGCGACTCTTTAATCAAGCTGTCTACGGAGCAGGTGCAGGTAAACGTAATCCACAAGGGTGTCGGTCAGATTTCCGAATCGGATGTCTCGCTGGCTGCCGCTTCGGATGCGATTATCGTCGGTTTCCAAGTACGTCCTTCGGGTGCTGCCGCCAAGATGGCAGAGCAGGAGGGTGTGGATATCCGCAAGTACTCCGTCATCTACGATGCCATCGAAGAGGTGAAGGCTGCCATGGAAGGTATGCTGGCACCGACATTGAAGGAGCAGATAACGGCAACCATCGAGGTGCGCGAAGTGTTCAACATCACGAAGGTGGGACTGGTGGCAGGTGCCATGGTCAAGACCGGAAAGGTGAAACGCAGCGACAAGGCCCGTTTGATACGCGACGGTATCGTAATCTTTACGGGTGCCATCAATGCCCTGAAGCGCTTCAAGGACGACGTGAAGGAGGTAGGTACCAATTTCGAGTGCGGTATCAGCCTGACAAACTGCAACGACATCAAGGTGGGCGATATTATCGAATCTTACGAAGAAATAGAAGTGAAGCAAACATTATAA
- a CDS encoding CvpA family protein, giving the protein MAIIDIIILAAFGLGAIIGFMKGFVKQLASLLGLIVGLLAAKALYASLAVKLCPMLTDSMTVAQVLAFVFIWLAVPLLFSLVASLLTRAMEAVSLGWLNHWLGAGLGALKYLLLTSLLIGVIEFIDGDNTLISKTKKKESVLYYPMEEFAGIFFPAAKAVTEQIVNGDFD; this is encoded by the coding sequence ATGGCAATTATAGATATCATCATATTGGCTGCTTTCGGCTTGGGCGCAATCATCGGCTTCATGAAAGGTTTTGTGAAGCAATTGGCCTCTCTGCTGGGGCTGATTGTCGGTCTGCTGGCGGCAAAGGCTTTGTATGCCTCGTTGGCAGTGAAGCTGTGCCCCATGTTGACAGACTCTATGACAGTGGCGCAAGTACTGGCATTTGTCTTCATCTGGCTGGCTGTTCCTTTGCTCTTCTCCCTGGTGGCTTCTCTGCTGACCCGGGCAATGGAGGCCGTCTCGCTGGGCTGGCTCAATCATTGGTTGGGGGCTGGTCTAGGGGCTTTGAAGTACCTCCTGCTGACGAGCCTGCTGATTGGTGTCATCGAATTTATAGACGGAGACAATACGCTGATTAGCAAAACAAAAAAGAAAGAATCAGTGTTATATTATCCTATGGAAGAGTTTGCCGGGATATTCTTTCCCGCAGCAAAGGCGGTTACGGAGCAGATTGTAAACGGAGACTTTGACTGA
- the sufB gene encoding Fe-S cluster assembly protein SufB, with protein sequence MQQEEPNKYVKELTQEKYKYGFTTDVHTDIIERGLNEDVVRLISEKKGEPEWLLEFRLKAYRHWLTLEMPTWAHLRIPEIDYQAISYYADPTKKKEGPKSMDEVDPELIKTFNKLGIPLEEQMALSGMAVDAVMDSVSVKTTFKETLMEKGIIFCSFSEAVREHPDLVQKYLGSVVPYRDNFFAALNSAVFSDGSFVYIPKGVRCPMELSTYFRINARNTGQFERTLIVADDDSYVSYLEGCTAPMRDENQLHAAIVEIVVHDRAEVKYSTVQNWYPGDAEGRGGVYNFVTKRGHCKGVDSKLSWTQVETGSAITWKYPSCILSGDNSTAEFYSVAVTNNHQQADTGTKMIHLGKNTRSTIVSKGISAGKSENSYRGLVRVAQKADNARNYSQCDSLLLGDKCGAHTFPYMDIHNETAIVEHEATTSKISEDQIFYCNQRGISTEDAVGLIVNGYAKEVLNKLPMEFAVEAQKLLAISLEGSVG encoded by the coding sequence ATGCAACAAGAAGAACCCAATAAATATGTAAAGGAACTCACTCAGGAGAAGTATAAGTACGGTTTCACGACCGACGTGCATACAGACATCATTGAGCGCGGGCTGAATGAAGATGTAGTGCGGCTTATCTCTGAGAAGAAGGGAGAACCGGAATGGTTGCTGGAGTTCCGCCTGAAGGCATATCGCCACTGGCTGACATTGGAGATGCCTACATGGGCACATCTCCGCATTCCCGAAATAGATTATCAGGCCATATCCTACTATGCCGACCCTACGAAGAAGAAGGAAGGACCGAAAAGCATGGATGAGGTGGACCCTGAGTTGATAAAGACTTTCAATAAGCTGGGCATTCCGCTGGAAGAACAGATGGCGTTAAGCGGTATGGCTGTGGATGCCGTTATGGACTCGGTGTCTGTAAAGACTACCTTCAAGGAGACGCTGATGGAGAAAGGAATCATCTTCTGCTCGTTCAGCGAGGCTGTACGCGAGCATCCCGACTTGGTACAGAAATATCTCGGTTCGGTGGTGCCTTATCGTGACAACTTCTTTGCGGCACTGAACTCGGCGGTGTTCTCCGACGGTTCTTTTGTCTATATCCCGAAGGGGGTACGTTGTCCGATGGAGTTGTCCACCTATTTCCGCATCAATGCCCGCAATACGGGGCAGTTCGAAAGAACCTTGATTGTGGCGGATGATGATTCGTACGTTTCTTATCTGGAAGGGTGTACGGCTCCGATGCGTGACGAGAACCAGTTGCACGCGGCCATTGTGGAAATTGTGGTGCACGACCGTGCAGAAGTGAAATACAGCACCGTGCAGAACTGGTATCCCGGTGATGCCGAGGGCCGGGGTGGTGTCTATAACTTTGTGACGAAGCGTGGCCATTGTAAAGGGGTGGACAGTAAACTGTCTTGGACGCAAGTGGAAACAGGTTCGGCCATTACCTGGAAGTATCCGTCTTGCATCCTTTCCGGCGACAATTCGACAGCGGAGTTCTATAGTGTGGCAGTAACCAATAACCATCAGCAGGCAGACACGGGAACAAAGATGATTCATCTGGGCAAGAATACCCGGAGCACCATTGTGAGCAAAGGCATTTCTGCCGGAAAGAGCGAAAACTCTTACCGCGGCTTGGTGCGCGTGGCACAGAAAGCGGACAATGCTCGTAATTACAGCCAGTGCGACTCCTTGCTACTTGGTGACAAATGCGGCGCGCATACTTTCCCCTACATGGATATTCACAATGAAACGGCCATCGTGGAGCATGAGGCCACTACCAGCAAAATCAGTGAGGACCAGATATTCTACTGCAATCAGCGCGGTATTTCTACGGAAGATGCCGTGGGGCTGATTGTGAACGGTTATGCCAAAGAAGTTTTGAATAAACTTCCGATGGAGTTTGCCGTAGAAGCGCAGAAGTTGCTTGCCATTTCGCTGGAAGGAAGTGTGGGGTGA
- the sufC gene encoding Fe-S cluster assembly ATPase SufC, producing MLEIKDLHASINGKEILKGINLTIRDGEVHALMGQNGAGKSTLSNVLVGHPAYEVTRGSITFNGKDLLAMSPEDRAHEGIFLSFQAPVEIPGVSMVNFMRAAVNEQRKYRHLPALSASEFLKLMREKRAIVELDNKLANRSVNEGFSGGEKKRNEIFQMAMLEPTFAILDETDSGLDVDALRIVADGFNKLKTAETSAMVITHYQRLLDYIKPDTVHVLLGGRIVKTGGPELAKEIETRGFDWIRKEAGEL from the coding sequence ATGTTAGAGATAAAAGACCTGCATGCCAGCATCAATGGCAAAGAGATATTGAAAGGCATTAACTTGACTATCCGTGACGGTGAAGTACATGCGCTGATGGGACAGAACGGTGCCGGTAAAAGTACGTTGAGTAACGTGTTGGTGGGACATCCGGCTTATGAAGTGACGCGCGGCTCCATCACCTTTAATGGCAAGGACTTGCTTGCCATGAGTCCTGAGGACCGTGCACATGAAGGAATCTTTCTTTCTTTCCAGGCTCCGGTAGAGATTCCGGGCGTGTCGATGGTGAACTTCATGCGTGCTGCCGTGAATGAGCAACGCAAGTACCGCCATCTGCCTGCCTTGTCCGCCAGCGAGTTCCTGAAGCTGATGCGCGAGAAGCGCGCCATTGTGGAACTGGATAACAAGCTTGCCAACCGCAGCGTGAACGAAGGTTTCAGTGGCGGTGAGAAGAAGCGTAACGAGATATTCCAGATGGCGATGTTGGAACCGACTTTCGCCATTCTGGACGAGACGGATTCCGGATTGGATGTGGATGCCCTGCGTATTGTGGCCGACGGTTTCAACAAACTCAAGACTGCGGAAACCAGTGCCATGGTCATCACCCACTACCAGCGCTTGTTGGACTATATCAAACCCGATACGGTACATGTACTGCTGGGCGGACGCATCGTAAAAACCGGTGGACCGGAATTGGCGAAGGAGATTGAAACACGTGGCTTCGATTGGATAAGGAAAGAAGCAGGTGAATTATAA
- the sufD gene encoding Fe-S cluster assembly protein SufD — MSVEQQYIDLFSQTEAMICRHSAEVLNAPRAAAFADFERLGFPTRKEEKYKYTDISKFFEPDYGLNLNRLEIPVNPYEVFKCDVPNMSTALYFVVNDAFYGRALPKSHLPEGVIFGSLKEVAEKHPDLVKKYYGKLADTAEDGVTAFNTAFAQDGVLFYVPKNVVVEKPIQLVNILRGDVNFMVNRRVLIILEEGAQARLLVCDHAMDGVNFLATQVIEIFAGENAIFDFYELEETHTSTVRISNMYVRQEANSNVLLNGMTLHNGTTRNTTCVTLAGEHAELNLCGMAIADKNQHVDNHTTIDHAVPNCTSNELYKYVLDEQAVGAFAGLVLVRPDAQHTSSQQTNRNLCATRDAHMYTQPQLEIYADDVKCSHGATVGQLDESALFYMRQRGIPVREARLLLMFAFVNEVIDTIRLDALKDRLHLLVEKRFRGELNKCQGCAICK; from the coding sequence ATGAGTGTAGAGCAACAATACATAGACCTTTTCTCCCAAACGGAGGCGATGATATGCCGGCATAGTGCCGAGGTGCTGAATGCGCCGCGTGCCGCTGCTTTTGCTGACTTTGAGCGCTTGGGCTTTCCCACCCGTAAGGAGGAGAAATACAAATATACGGATATCAGCAAGTTCTTTGAGCCGGATTATGGCTTGAACTTGAACCGGTTGGAAATTCCGGTGAATCCTTATGAAGTGTTCAAGTGCGATGTTCCCAATATGAGCACTGCTCTTTATTTTGTGGTGAACGATGCTTTTTATGGCAGGGCTTTGCCTAAGTCCCATCTGCCTGAAGGGGTTATCTTCGGCAGCCTGAAGGAGGTGGCCGAGAAACATCCCGATTTGGTGAAGAAATATTATGGCAAGTTGGCTGATACGGCAGAGGATGGGGTGACGGCGTTCAACACCGCTTTTGCACAAGACGGCGTTCTGTTTTATGTTCCTAAGAACGTGGTGGTAGAGAAACCTATTCAGCTGGTGAATATCCTGCGTGGTGACGTCAATTTTATGGTGAACCGCCGTGTGCTGATTATTCTGGAGGAGGGTGCACAAGCCCGCTTGTTGGTGTGTGACCATGCGATGGACGGCGTGAACTTCCTGGCAACGCAGGTGATAGAAATCTTTGCCGGTGAGAATGCCATTTTCGATTTTTATGAACTCGAAGAGACACACACCAGTACGGTACGTATCAGCAATATGTATGTAAGGCAGGAAGCCAATAGTAATGTATTGCTGAATGGTATGACCTTGCACAACGGAACTACACGGAATACAACCTGTGTGACGCTTGCCGGTGAACATGCGGAGCTGAATCTGTGCGGTATGGCCATTGCAGACAAGAATCAGCATGTGGACAATCATACGACAATCGACCATGCCGTGCCCAACTGTACCAGCAATGAGCTTTATAAGTATGTCCTTGACGAGCAGGCTGTAGGTGCCTTTGCCGGTCTGGTTTTAGTGCGCCCTGACGCACAGCACACCAGTTCGCAACAGACCAACCGCAATCTTTGTGCCACCCGAGATGCACATATGTACACCCAGCCTCAGCTGGAGATTTATGCAGATGACGTGAAGTGCAGTCACGGCGCTACGGTGGGGCAGCTCGATGAAAGCGCTCTCTTCTATATGCGGCAGCGTGGTATCCCGGTGCGCGAGGCGCGCCTGCTGCTGATGTTCGCTTTTGTCAACGAAGTTATCGACACCATCCGTTTGGATGCTTTGAAAGACCGTCTGCATCTGCTGGTAGAGAAGCGTTTCCGGGGGGAACTGAACAAATGCCAGGGGTGCGCCATCTGCAAGTGA
- a CDS encoding cysteine desulfurase → MGEGLGERLRADFPILSREVYGKPLVYLDNGATTQKPRQVVNAITDEYYSVNANVHRGVHFLSQQATELHEASRETVRRFINARSTNEIVFTRGTTESINLLVSSFGEEFMQEGDEVILSVMEHHSNIVPWQLLAAKRGITIKVIPMNDKGELLLDEYRQLFSERTRIVSVAHVSNVLGTVNPVKEMIAFAHEQGVPVLVDGAQSIPHMPVDVQDLDADFFVFSAHKVYGPTGVGVLYGKEGWLDRIPPYQGGGEMIQHVSFEKTTFNELPFKFEAGTPDYIGTTGLAKALDYVSLVGMDKIAAYEHELTQYAMQRLKEIPGMRIFGEAEDKGSVISFLVGDIHHFDMGTLLDRLGIAVRTGHHCAQPLMQRLGIEGTVRASFGLYNTREEIDVLVAGIVRVSRMF, encoded by the coding sequence ATGGGAGAGGGGCTGGGGGAGAGGCTTCGAGCTGATTTCCCTATCCTTTCCCGTGAGGTATATGGCAAGCCGTTGGTCTATCTGGACAACGGCGCGACTACGCAGAAACCTCGCCAGGTAGTAAATGCCATTACGGACGAATATTATTCGGTGAATGCCAATGTGCATCGCGGAGTGCACTTCCTGTCGCAGCAGGCTACAGAGCTGCACGAGGCCTCGCGTGAGACGGTGAGACGTTTCATCAATGCTCGCAGCACGAATGAGATTGTCTTCACCCGTGGTACGACGGAGAGTATCAACCTGCTTGTCTCCAGCTTTGGTGAGGAATTTATGCAGGAGGGGGATGAGGTGATTCTTTCTGTGATGGAACACCATAGCAACATTGTTCCCTGGCAGCTGCTTGCCGCCAAGCGTGGAATTACCATCAAGGTGATTCCGATGAATGACAAGGGCGAACTCTTATTGGACGAATATAGGCAGTTGTTCTCCGAACGTACCAGGATTGTCAGTGTGGCGCATGTTTCCAATGTGCTGGGTACGGTCAATCCCGTCAAGGAGATGATTGCTTTTGCCCATGAGCAGGGTGTTCCGGTGCTTGTGGACGGTGCCCAGTCCATTCCCCACATGCCGGTAGATGTGCAGGATCTGGATGCCGATTTCTTCGTTTTCTCCGCGCACAAGGTGTATGGTCCTACGGGGGTAGGGGTGCTTTATGGTAAAGAGGGGTGGCTGGATAGGATACCTCCCTATCAGGGCGGTGGAGAGATGATTCAGCATGTATCTTTTGAAAAGACTACCTTCAATGAATTGCCCTTCAAGTTTGAAGCCGGTACGCCGGATTATATCGGTACTACCGGACTTGCCAAAGCTTTGGACTACGTTTCGTTGGTTGGGATGGACAAGATTGCCGCCTATGAACACGAATTGACCCAGTATGCCATGCAACGGCTGAAAGAGATTCCCGGTATGCGTATCTTCGGCGAGGCAGAAGACAAGGGTAGTGTCATATCGTTTCTGGTAGGTGATATCCATCATTTTGATATGGGTACATTGCTCGACCGTCTTGGCATTGCCGTACGCACGGGACATCACTGTGCCCAACCATTGATGCAGCGTCTTGGCATCGAAGGAACAGTGCGTGCATCTTTCGGGCTTTACAATACCCGGGAGGAGATAGATGTGCTGGTGGCAGGTATAGTTCGTGTCAGCCGGATGTTCTGA
- a CDS encoding heavy metal-binding domain-containing protein, producing MLVTTTPTIEGGRITRYYGIVSGETIIGANVFRDFFASIRDVVGGRSGSYEEVLREAKDIALREMQEHARAMGANAVIGVDLDYETVGGSGSMLMVTACGTAVTVE from the coding sequence ATGTTAGTAACAACAACCCCGACTATTGAGGGTGGACGTATCACCCGCTATTATGGCATCGTTTCCGGTGAAACGATTATCGGTGCCAATGTATTCCGCGATTTCTTTGCCAGCATCCGCGACGTGGTGGGTGGGCGAAGTGGCTCTTATGAAGAAGTGCTGCGCGAAGCTAAAGATATAGCCTTGCGCGAGATGCAAGAACATGCCCGTGCTATGGGTGCCAATGCCGTGATTGGTGTAGACTTGGACTATGAAACGGTAGGAGGCAGTGGCAGCATGTTGATGGTTACGGCATGCGGTACGGCTGTAACGGTGGAATAA